AGGGTTCACCGCCCTGGATGCTACCGTGAACGATCTACTTAGCTTCACCGCCCACCGTCAGCCGCAGTGGCGCAGCTTCCTGGTCTGCTCGCTGGTGGAAGAGGTGTGCGAGTCGATGGCCCCGCAGCTCGAGGCCCAGGACATCGCCATCGACATCGACGTCCCGCCCAACACGGTGCTGACCGCCGACCGCGAGATGATCCGCCGGGCCGTGCTGAACCTGGTGCTCAACGCGATGGACGTCATGCCCTCCGGCGGCGAGCTGGTCATCACCGGCTACGACGGCGTCCGCCAGTTCGAGCTCGAGGTCGCAGACAGCGGCCCCGGGCTGTCCAACGAGCAGAAGCGCCGCCTGTTCGAGCCGTTCTATACCACCAAAGACAAGGGCACCGGTCTGGGCCTGTCGGTGGTGTTCCATGTCGCCGAGTCGCACGGCGGCAAGGTGACCGCGATCAACTGCCCCGAGGGCGGCGCCGCCTTCACGCTGAAGATCCCCCGCCGCGCCATGGAGGCCGCCGCGTGAGCGACCCGAACACGCCCAACACGAACGCCTCGGTGCTGGTTGTCGACGACCACGCCGCCGCCCGACGCTCGGTCGCCGACGTGCTGTCGTGCGCCGGGTACGCGGTCGAGCAGTGCGCCAGCGCCGTCGAGGCGCTGGCCCACGTGAAGCGCGCCGAGCCGGACGTCGTGGTGACCGACCTGCAGATGCCGGGCATGAACGGACTGGAGTTCATCCAGGAGCTCACCCGCCGCCGGCACGCCTGCCAGGTGCTGATGATGACCGCGCACGCCAGCGTCCAGACGGCGGTCGACGCGATGCGGATCGGGGCTTTCGACTACATCGAGAAGCCGTTCGACGTCGACCGGCTCGAGGCGAGCGTCGCCCGGGCGGTGAGCCGCCGCGGGTTGGCCGAGGCGGCGTCCGACGCGCCGCGGGTGATCGGCGACAGCCCCGCCATGCGGCGGCTGATGGAGCAGATCCGGCTGATCGCCCCGACCGACGAGACCGTGCTGATCTGCGGCGAGAGCGGCGTCGGCAAGGAGCTGATCGCCCAGACCCTGCACTCGCTCAGCCGTCGGGCCGCGGGCCCGCTCGTCGGGGTGAACTGCCCGGTGCTGTCGGAGCAGCTGGCCGAGAGCGAGCTGTTCGGCCACAAAAAGGGCGCCTTCACCGGCGCCGACGCCGACCGCGTCGGCCGGTTCGAGGCCGCCCAGGGCGGGGCCATCCTGCTGGACGAGGTCACCGAGATCAGCCCGCAGCTGCAGGCCAAGCTGCTGCGGGTGCTGCAGGAACGCGTGTTCGAGAAGGTCGGCTCGAGCGAGCCCACCCCGCTCGACGCGCGGGTCGTCGCGGCCACCAACCGGCGGCTCGAGGACGAGGTCCGCGCGGGGCGGTTCCGGGAAGACCTCTACTACCGGCTGGCCGTGGTGCCGATCGACGCGCCGCCGCTGCGCGACCGCGGCGAGGACGTGCTGCTGCTGGCCGACCACTTCGCCGGCCAGGCCGCCGCGAGGCTCCAGCGCCAGCGGGTGGTGTCCGACTCCGCCCGCGATCTGCTGATGAGCTACTCGTGGCCCGGCAACGTGCGGGAGCTGCAGAACATTATCACGCGGGCGTGCGTGCTGGCCGAGTCCGACCAGATCGAGGCCGACCTGATCTGCCCGTGGCTGGCGGAAGAGTCGATCCGCTCTCACGAAGCAGCGGCGGGCGGGTTCCCGACGCTCGCCCACCAAACCAGCGCGGACCGGACGCTGGCCGAGATCGAACGCGAGGTGATCCTGGCCACGCTGAGCCGCAACGACGGGCACCGCGCGCGGACCGCCGCGGCGCTCGGCATCGGCGTGCGGACGCTGAGCGGCAAGCTACGCGACTACGGCGTTCCACCCGGCGAGAAGCAGCTGGCCCGTTCTGCCTGAAGCGGGCCGGCAGTGTCTGCCGGGCGCCAGCGGCAGAAGCTGCCGCTGGCAAACCAACTGGGGGGACGGCGCACAACAGGCTTGAGGTGGCGATCTGGTGAAGCCACAACGACTTGCGAAGCGTACTGCGAATCGGCCGCCCCGTTGGCGCGCCGGTTGCCTAGGCTGCCTCCCACTCCCCAACCTCAACCGCTGAACAGTCATGGCTCCTGACATCTTCCGCTCGTCGACCCTGCCGGTCCTGGAGCAGGTGGTCAATTTCTCGCAAGCACGCCACGGGGTGCTCGCGGGCAATATTGCGAACCTTGACACGCCCGGCTATAAGACCCGCGACTTGTCGCCGGAGTTGTTCCAAGAAAACCTCAAGCAGGCGATCGAGGACAGCCGACGGCCGGCCAGCGCTGGCCAGGCCGGCGCGGCGTCGGGGGGCGGAGGCAAGGACCGTTTCGACTCGATCGCCAAGGTGAAGGACTCGCTCAAGAGCATCCTCCGCCACGACGGCGTCGACGTCAGCCTCGAGCACCAGATCGCGGAGATCAGCAAGAACCACGCGCAGCACAACCTGGCGGTCAACCTGATGAGCACGCAGTTCCGCCAGCTGCGGTCGGCGATCAGCGAGCGTCAGGTCTAACAAGCACTTAACTCCCGGCAACCAACATGTTCACAGCATTCGACGTCAGCACAAGCGGCCTGGTGGCGCAGCGAACTCGCCTCAACGCGATCTCGTCGAACCTGGCCAACATGTCCACCACCCGGAACGAGTACGGCGAGCCGGAGGCCTACCGCCCCCGCTACGTCACCTTCCAGACCGACACCGGCATCGAGACCTCCGGCGGCGGGGCCGGCGTGCGGGTGGCGAGCGTCGACCAGTCGACCGAGCCGCCCAACATGAAATACCAGCCCGGCCACCCCGACGCCGACCAGCACGGCTTTGTCGCGTACCCGGCGGTCGACATGACCACCGAGTTCGTCGACGCCCTCGAGGCGACCCGCGCCTACGAGGCCAACATCGGCGTCATCGAGATCACCAAAGACCTGGGCGCCCAGACGCTCAGGATTATTGCCTAGCGTCCGCCACGGACCGCACAGCCGCAGGGCTAACCGACTATGAACCCCATAACCGCCGGCGGATTCCAGCCGACCAACCTGACCAGCCCCGCCCTGCGGGTCGGCAACGCGCCGGACGCCGGGCAGTTCAAGGGGATGCTGGTCGACTCGATCCAGAGCGTCAACTCGATGCAGTCGCAGGCCGACCAGGCGGTCGAGACCCTGTTCACCGGGGGCGACGTCAACCCGGCCGAGGTGCTGACCGCCGTGCAGAAGGCCGACCTCGCGTTCCGCCTGACGATGCAGATGCGGAACAAGGCGATGGAAGTTTACCAAGAGATCAAAGACATCCGGATTTAGTGAGGCGCAACGATCCAGACGCTAGGCGCTGGATCACGCGTGCAGACCGCATCCCAAGATCACTAGCGCCCAGCGCCCAACAACCAGCGCCCACTTAATGGACTTCCTGAACAAATACCTCGAACAGCTCCGCGACCTGTTCGCGAGCATGACGCCCGGCGCCCGGCTCACAACCGGCGCGCTCTTGGCCGTGGTGGTGGTGAGCATCGGCTTCCTGTTCAAGCAGTCGACCTCCGGGCCGGACGAGTACCTGTACGGCGGCGAGCCGCTCACGCGGCAGGAGCTGATCGACGTCCAGCACGCGCTGTCGCAGGCCGACCTGTCGGACTACGCGGTCCACGGCAACATGGTCAAGGTCCCGCGGACCAAGAAGCACCTGTACCTGGCCGCCATCGCCTCGGCCGACGCCGGGCCCAAGGACGGCAAGTCGATCATGGCCGACGCGATCAACGGCCTCAGCCCGCTCAGCTCCAACGTGCAGCAGCAGCAGCAGTACAAGGCGGCCCGCGAGCAGCAGTTCTCCTCCAACATCAGCAACATGAACTGGGTCGAGCACGCCAGCGTCATGTACGACGAGAAGGACGTCCGCGGCCTGCGGCGGATGACGGTCGCCTCGGCGACGGTCTCCGTTAGGCCGAAGGTGGGCGAGGTGATCGACACCCGCCGCCAGCGGGCCCTGCAGAACATGGTTTCCGGCGCGTTCACCAGCATGAAGCCGGCGGACGTGGTGATCATCAACCTCAACGGCGACGAACTGGCCGGCAACGCCGAGGTCTCGCCGGACGACTTCCACACGCTGTACCTGAGAGAGCAGGCCCGGCTGGAGAGCGCCAAGAAGGCCGTCGTGCAGCAACTGCTGAGCCACATCCGCGGCGCGAAGGTGCAGATCAAGGTGGAGCTCGACGAGAAGCTCTCCGAGGAGTCGCTGGCCACCCGCCCCGAGGGAACGCCGGTCACCACCCACGAGTCGGAGATGGAAGAGACCAGCAAGATGACCAACAACGACGGCGGGGCGCCCCCCGGACTCACGGCGTCCGGCCCGAGCCGCGGCACGCGGGACCCGGCGCCCGCTCGCACCAACTCGTCGGAGAGCACCGTCCGCAAGGCCGAGTCGACCACCAAGCCGTTCGAGGCAAGGGTCGCCACGGTGACCTCGGGCCTGGTCCCCAAGTCGATGTGGGCCAGCATCGAGATCCCCCGCGAGTACGTCATCGGCATCTGGCGGAAGAAGAAGCTGGAGGAAGAGGGCAAGGAGCCCGACCTGGTCGCCCCCGAAGAGGTCAAGCTGGTTGAGGCCAAGATCATCAACGACATCAAGACCTCGGTCGAGCCGCTGATGACCGAGCTCAGCGCCGGCAAAGACGACTTCTCGCAGGTCAAGGTCGTGGTCTACGACACCGTGCCGAGCGACCCCATCCCCGAGCCGTCAATCGCTTCGCAGGGGCTCTACTGGCTGGGCGAGTACGGCAACTCGCTCGCCATGCTTGGCCTGGCCGCGTTCAGCCTGCTGATGCTCCGCACCATGGTCCGCGGCGGCTCGACCGACGAGCCCCTCGGCGGACCGGCGTTGCAGCTCAAGCCCGAGAAGTCGGCGGGCGCCGCGGGCGAGACCGAAATGGACGACGACAACCGCCCCAAACTCCGCCTCAAGAAGCCCGACCCGGTTAAGGACGACCTGGCCGAGATGGTCCGCGACGACCCCGACGCGGCCGCGGCGATCCTGAGCAACTGGATCAGCAACGCCAGCTAAGCCCCTCCTGAAACGACACCGCACCTCCAAGCAAGCACCCATGGCGACCGCGACCCTCCAATCCGACCATTCGATCCGCAAGGCGGCGGTGCTGGTCCGCAGCCTCGACGCGGAGTCGGTCGCCGCGTTGTTGTCGCGGCTCTCACCGGCCGAGGCCAAGGCGGTCCGGCAGGCGGTGCGTGAGCTCGACCACATCACCGACGAGGACCGCCAGGCCGTGGCGGCCGCCCTCCGCGGCGGCGCCCACGAGCCGGCAGAGTTCGATAGCGAGCCCGCCCCGGCGGCGGCTGGGGTCGAGTTTGCGGTCAGCGGCGCCTACTCGGCGCCCTCGGCGGCTGCGTTCGCCCGGCCCGCCGCCCCGAGCCCGATCGAGAACGCCAACCCGCGGATCGACAAGCTCGGTCAGGCCGACCCCGAGGCCCTGATCGCGTACCTCACCCACGAGCAGCCGGCGACCATCGCGGTGGTGCTGTCCTGCCTGCCGCCGCAACGCGCCGCCGAGGTGCTCAGCCGCCTGCCCGAGGAGGCGCGGTGCCGGGCGATCGACCGGCTGGCCGACATGGGCGACATCGACCCCGACAGCCTCGACGTGATCGCGTCGGAGCTCGAGTCGTGGATCGCGCAGCACACCCAGGACCGCCGCCGCAAGGAAGACCGTCGGGCCGCGTTGCAGGCGATCCTCCTGGCGTCGCCGGCGGGCACGCGGGGGCTGCTGGTCGACCGCCTCGCGACGCGATTCCCCGAGCTCAAGCCGCAACCGCAACCAGAGCCGATTCCAAAGCCCAAACGCGAACCTCGGCCCGAGCCGCCGCAGGTATCGGTCGTGCTCCCCCCGGCGCCGCGCAAGCCGATCGCGCCGCCTCCCGAGATCCCCTTCGCCCAGTTAGAGTCGCTCGACGGCCAGCAGCTGGCCGCGGTGTTCGGGGAGGTCGACCGCTCGGTGCTGCTGGTCGCCCTGTTTGGCGCCAGCGAGAACCTGCTCCAGCGGATCCGCGGCGTCACGACCGCCAAGCAGCAGCGGGCGCTCGAGCAGAGCATCAAGCGGCTCGGCCCGTTGCGGCTCAGCGACATCTCCCACGCCCAGCAGGTCGTCGGTCAGGCCGCCGCCCGCGTGCTTGGCCCCGCGCGGAGGGCAGCCTGATGGCGAGCATCATCCGCGGCGGCGTCGACTCGGCGCACGCCACGAACAACCCAGTGCGGGCCGTGGCGTTCGACTTCCACGACATGTCGCACCGCGCCGAAGAGTACATCCAAGAGGTCCGGAACGAGGCCGCCAAGATCGTGCAGCAGGCGCACTCCGACGCCGAGCAGATCCGCCGCAAGGCCGAGCAGGCCGGACGCGAGACCGCCGAGCAGGCGATCGAGAAGGTGCTGAGCGAGATGGTCGGCAAGCAGATCGACACGCTCCGCCCGGCGGTCAACAAGATCGTGCACCAGCTGAACGCCACCCGCGACAGCTGGCAGGAGCACTGGCGCGAGGCGGCGGTCGCCCTGGCGGTGAAGATCGCCGAGCGGCTGGTCCGGCGGGAGCTGACCGCCCGGCCGGAGATCTCCGCCGAGTGGGTCGCCGAAGCCCTGACCATGGCGGCCGGGGGCGGCGACATCGCCGTCCGGCTGAACCCGGCCGACCACGCGCACCTGGCGCCGAAGGCCGACGAGATCGCCCAGGACCTGGGCAAGCTGGCCCAGACACGGATTATCGCCGACAGCGCGGTCAGCCCCGGCGGGTGCCTGGTTGAGACGCGTCACGGCTCGATCGACCTGCAGCTAGAGTCGCAGCTCGAACGGATTGCGGAAGAGTTGAGTTAACGGCAGGCGACCCCCGGACGATGGACCGTCCCCATGGACTATGAACGGACACTACAGAACGCCACGCCCGCTGCCCTGACCGGCAGCGTTGTGGAGGTGGTCGGCCTGACCGCAACCGCGGCCGACTTCCCTGCGCCGGTCGGCGCGCTGGCCGAGATCACCTCGCCGTCGGGCGACGCGATCGAGGCCGAGGTGGTCGGCTTCTCCGACGCCGGAGCCGTGCTGTACCCGCTCAAGAGCATCGCCGGCGTCCGCCGCGGCTGCCGCGTGCGGCTGAAGCGGACCCAGCGCCAGATCCGCGTCGGCGCCAACCTGCTGGGCCGCGTGGTCAACGCCCACGCCCGCTGCATCGACGGCAAGCCCCACCCGTTCTTGACCGACCGCACGCCGCTGGAGCGCGACGCGCCCGAGCCGATCGACCGGCCACGGATCCTGCAGCCGCTGTCGACCGGCGTCCGCTCGATCGACGGCATGCTGACCTGCGGCCGCGGGCAGCGGCTCGGCATCTTCGCCGGGTCGGGCGTCGGCAAGAGCGTGCTGCTGGGAATGATGGCGCAGCACACCGCGGCGGACGTTAACGTGATCTGCCTGGTCGGCGAGCGCGGCCGCGAGGTGAACGACTTCATCGAACGCGACCTCGGCCCCCACGGCCTGGCGAAGAGCATCGTGGTGGTGGCCACCAGCAACGAGCCGGCCCTGATGCGGCTGCAGGCGGCCTCGGCCGCGACTGCAATCGCCGAGTGGTTCCGCGACCAGGGCAAGGACGTCCTGCTGCTGGTCGACTCGGTCACCCGCACCGCGATGGCCAACCGCGAGATCGGGCTGGCCGCCGGCGAGCCCCCCACCAACCGCGGCTACCCCCCGTCCACCTTCAGTCTGCTGCCGCGTCTGGTCGAGCGGGCGGGCCGCAACAAACTCGGCAGCATCACGGCCTTCTACTCAGTGCTGGTCGAGGGCGACGACGAGAACGAACCAATCGCGGACACCATGCGGGGCCTGCTCGACGGGCACGTCTGGCTGTCGCGCAAACTGGCGGGCGAGGGCCACTACCCGGCGATCGACCTGCTGCAGAGCATCAGCCGTCTGATGAGCGAGGTCGCCGGCAAGCAGGAGCAGCAGTCGGCCATCGCGCTGCGGCGGCTGCTGGCCGCGTACCGCGAGAACGAGGACCTGATCACCATCGGCGCCTACCGCAAGGGGAGCAACCGCACGGTAGACGCCGCGCTCGCGTTGCGGGACGAGATCAACGGCTTCCTCCGCCAGACCCGCGACGAGCACAGCCCGCTGGAAACCACCATCCAGGCGCTCAACGCGCTCGGGGCTCGGGCGGCCGCCGCGCTCGGGACCCAGCCGACCCCGGTCGCGCCGATCGTCACGACCGCCGCGCCGATCGCTGCCCCCACAACCACCGTCTAACCCTTGGCTTTGCCTGTGTCCGCTTACCGCTTCCGACTCGAACCCGTGCGGCGCCTCCGCGAGGCGCGCCGGGACGAGCTGCGCGGTCAGCTCGCCGACGCGTTCCGCGCAGCCGAGGTGGTCAGCGGAGAGCGGCAGAAGGTGCTGCAGGAGCTCCGCGTGATCCGCGCCCGCGAGCAGGCCATCGCGCGGGACACGAACCTGAGCATCAGCAGCATGGTCGAGCACCAGCGGTACGAACTGGTGCTGCAGGGCCAGGCCGCTGCCCTCGCCGAGAAGCTGAAGCTGGTCGAGGACGAGGTAGAACGCCGGCGGCAGCTGGTCGCCGAGGCCGACCGCGAGGTCCGCACCCTCGACAAACTCGAAGACCGCCAACGCGAGACCCACCGCGTCGACCAGCAGCGCGCCGAGGCCAAGGCGATGGACGCCACGGCACTCGAGCTGCAGGCGATCCGCCGGGCAGGAGGTAAACGGCAATGAGAATGCTGATGACGCTTGTCGGCTACGTCTGCACCGCGACCGTGCTCTCGGTCACGCTCGGGCTGGCCTACCTGTACGGCACCAACCGGGTCGACGACGAGAAGATGTTCCGCATGGTCGCGCTGCTGCACGACGTCGACGTCGACCGCATCGCCGAGGAGACCGGGGTCGCGGCCGAGGAGATCCCCGACGAGGAGCCCTCGCCGGAGGACGTCCGCCTACGCCGCCAGATCCTGGCCCGCAACCACGAGGTCAAGATGGAGGCCCTCAAGCGGGGCAAGCTGAACTTCGACGCTTCTCTCTCGGCGCTGATCACCGAGAAGGACCGCTTCGACGAGATTGCCACCAAGCTGCAGAAGGAGTTGGAGGAAGAAGGCGAACTCTCCAACAAGCAAAGTGTGCAGAAGGTGGTGCAAAACCTGGAGCTGATGAAGGCCGACCAGGCGAAGGAAGAGCTGCGGCGGATCCTGCAGGAAGAGGACGGCGTCGCGGATGTCATCAAGCTAACCAAGACCATGAACACCAACAAGCTGAAGAAGATCCTCCAGCGGTTTATCCTCCCCGAAGAACAGGAAGAGCTGCACACCATCCTGCAGTCGATGCTCAACGGTGGGCCGCAGCAGGAAGTGTTCGAGAACGCCCTGGAAGAACTCAACAAGCTCAAGTCCAAGTAGACGGACCGCGGCCCCGGCCGCCGAGGCAAGACGCCATGACTCAGATTTCAATCGACCCCAGCCTGCCGCTGCCGCCCCCCTCGCCCCCCAAGAGCGAGCGGGTCGACCGCGACGCGTTCGCCGAGCGGCTTGCCGAAGCCGGCAAGGCGGGCAGGCGCGCGCCGCAGGAAGGGCCCAAAGCCGCCGACAGCAAGCCGGCCGACAAGCCGCAGGACGCGCCCCCGGCGGCCCCCGAACAGGACGAAACCGCGGCGGCCGTTGAGCAGCAGGACCCCGACA
This Posidoniimonas polymericola DNA region includes the following protein-coding sequences:
- the flgC gene encoding flagellar basal body rod protein FlgC gives rise to the protein MFTAFDVSTSGLVAQRTRLNAISSNLANMSTTRNEYGEPEAYRPRYVTFQTDTGIETSGGGAGVRVASVDQSTEPPNMKYQPGHPDADQHGFVAYPAVDMTTEFVDALEATRAYEANIGVIEITKDLGAQTLRIIA
- a CDS encoding FliG C-terminal domain-containing protein, giving the protein MATATLQSDHSIRKAAVLVRSLDAESVAALLSRLSPAEAKAVRQAVRELDHITDEDRQAVAAALRGGAHEPAEFDSEPAPAAAGVEFAVSGAYSAPSAAAFARPAAPSPIENANPRIDKLGQADPEALIAYLTHEQPATIAVVLSCLPPQRAAEVLSRLPEEARCRAIDRLADMGDIDPDSLDVIASELESWIAQHTQDRRRKEDRRAALQAILLASPAGTRGLLVDRLATRFPELKPQPQPEPIPKPKREPRPEPPQVSVVLPPAPRKPIAPPPEIPFAQLESLDGQQLAAVFGEVDRSVLLVALFGASENLLQRIRGVTTAKQQRALEQSIKRLGPLRLSDISHAQQVVGQAAARVLGPARRAA
- a CDS encoding sigma-54-dependent transcriptional regulator: MSDPNTPNTNASVLVVDDHAAARRSVADVLSCAGYAVEQCASAVEALAHVKRAEPDVVVTDLQMPGMNGLEFIQELTRRRHACQVLMMTAHASVQTAVDAMRIGAFDYIEKPFDVDRLEASVARAVSRRGLAEAASDAPRVIGDSPAMRRLMEQIRLIAPTDETVLICGESGVGKELIAQTLHSLSRRAAGPLVGVNCPVLSEQLAESELFGHKKGAFTGADADRVGRFEAAQGGAILLDEVTEISPQLQAKLLRVLQERVFEKVGSSEPTPLDARVVAATNRRLEDEVRAGRFREDLYYRLAVVPIDAPPLRDRGEDVLLLADHFAGQAAARLQRQRVVSDSARDLLMSYSWPGNVRELQNIITRACVLAESDQIEADLICPWLAEESIRSHEAAAGGFPTLAHQTSADRTLAEIEREVILATLSRNDGHRARTAAALGIGVRTLSGKLRDYGVPPGEKQLARSA
- a CDS encoding flagellar export protein FliJ, with the protein product MSAYRFRLEPVRRLREARRDELRGQLADAFRAAEVVSGERQKVLQELRVIRAREQAIARDTNLSISSMVEHQRYELVLQGQAAALAEKLKLVEDEVERRRQLVAEADREVRTLDKLEDRQRETHRVDQQRAEAKAMDATALELQAIRRAGGKRQ
- a CDS encoding FliH/SctL family protein codes for the protein MASIIRGGVDSAHATNNPVRAVAFDFHDMSHRAEEYIQEVRNEAAKIVQQAHSDAEQIRRKAEQAGRETAEQAIEKVLSEMVGKQIDTLRPAVNKIVHQLNATRDSWQEHWREAAVALAVKIAERLVRRELTARPEISAEWVAEALTMAAGGGDIAVRLNPADHAHLAPKADEIAQDLGKLAQTRIIADSAVSPGGCLVETRHGSIDLQLESQLERIAEELS
- a CDS encoding sensor histidine kinase, which codes for MQPAKKQPTARTDAPRLRVVGLDEPEAPADETSDFAGPAPAGEAGDFDEQASAGEAGDFDEQAPAGGANDIAELLTAWNDATLRLEHTHAVLQTEVTRLSNELEIKNQELARKNRLADLGQMASHVAHEVRNNLVPVNLYLSLLRRRLSEQSECLDILSHVEAGFTALDATVNDLLSFTAHRQPQWRSFLVCSLVEEVCESMAPQLEAQDIAIDIDVPPNTVLTADREMIRRAVLNLVLNAMDVMPSGGELVITGYDGVRQFELEVADSGPGLSNEQKRRLFEPFYTTKDKGTGLGLSVVFHVAESHGGKVTAINCPEGGAAFTLKIPRRAMEAAA
- the fliE gene encoding flagellar hook-basal body complex protein FliE → MNPITAGGFQPTNLTSPALRVGNAPDAGQFKGMLVDSIQSVNSMQSQADQAVETLFTGGDVNPAEVLTAVQKADLAFRLTMQMRNKAMEVYQEIKDIRI
- a CDS encoding FliI/YscN family ATPase; this translates as MDYERTLQNATPAALTGSVVEVVGLTATAADFPAPVGALAEITSPSGDAIEAEVVGFSDAGAVLYPLKSIAGVRRGCRVRLKRTQRQIRVGANLLGRVVNAHARCIDGKPHPFLTDRTPLERDAPEPIDRPRILQPLSTGVRSIDGMLTCGRGQRLGIFAGSGVGKSVLLGMMAQHTAADVNVICLVGERGREVNDFIERDLGPHGLAKSIVVVATSNEPALMRLQAASAATAIAEWFRDQGKDVLLLVDSVTRTAMANREIGLAAGEPPTNRGYPPSTFSLLPRLVERAGRNKLGSITAFYSVLVEGDDENEPIADTMRGLLDGHVWLSRKLAGEGHYPAIDLLQSISRLMSEVAGKQEQQSAIALRRLLAAYRENEDLITIGAYRKGSNRTVDAALALRDEINGFLRQTRDEHSPLETTIQALNALGARAAAALGTQPTPVAPIVTTAAPIAAPTTTV
- the flgB gene encoding flagellar basal body rod protein FlgB, which codes for MAPDIFRSSTLPVLEQVVNFSQARHGVLAGNIANLDTPGYKTRDLSPELFQENLKQAIEDSRRPASAGQAGAASGGGGKDRFDSIAKVKDSLKSILRHDGVDVSLEHQIAEISKNHAQHNLAVNLMSTQFRQLRSAISERQV